A genomic region of Runella rosea contains the following coding sequences:
- a CDS encoding SDR family NAD(P)-dependent oxidoreductase, which yields MDREKFPGIKQFDLTGKAAIITGGSKGLGQAMAAGLASAGANVMIVNRNAEEGAQTAREISQEFGVKALSFSADTTDLAQTEAMAKTAMDAFGRIDILINSAGINIRGAIDEVTPEDFKKVMDVNVNGTWLCSRAVVPYMKEAKRGSIINMASTLGLVGLANRTPYTASKGAVVQMTRALALELAPFNINVNAICPGPFLTEMNVPIADTEESKKFVVGATALGRWGLLREIQGAAIFLASDAATYMVGSMLTVDGGWTAR from the coding sequence ATGGATAGAGAAAAATTCCCCGGAATCAAACAATTTGACCTGACAGGAAAGGCCGCCATCATTACCGGAGGTTCAAAAGGACTTGGACAAGCAATGGCCGCTGGGCTCGCCTCGGCGGGAGCCAACGTAATGATTGTCAACCGAAATGCAGAAGAAGGTGCTCAAACAGCACGTGAAATTAGCCAAGAGTTTGGCGTCAAAGCCCTCTCTTTCAGTGCGGATACGACCGATTTGGCCCAAACCGAAGCCATGGCCAAAACGGCCATGGACGCCTTTGGTCGCATTGATATTTTAATCAACAGTGCAGGCATCAATATTAGGGGAGCCATTGACGAAGTAACGCCCGAAGATTTTAAAAAAGTAATGGATGTCAACGTCAACGGTACGTGGCTTTGCTCACGGGCGGTGGTTCCCTATATGAAGGAAGCCAAGCGCGGAAGCATCATCAACATGGCCAGCACACTTGGGTTGGTGGGCTTGGCCAATCGTACGCCTTACACGGCAAGCAAAGGCGCGGTGGTACAAATGACCCGGGCGCTTGCGTTGGAGTTGGCACCTTTCAATATCAACGTAAATGCCATTTGTCCGGGGCCTTTTTTGACCGAAATGAATGTCCCGATTGCGGATACTGAGGAGTCTAAAAAATTTGTGGTGGGCGCAACGGCCTTGGGGCGTTGGGGGCTACTCCGTGAGATTCAGGGGGCGGCCATTTTTCTCGCCAGCGATGCCGCCACTTATATGGTAGGCTCAATGCTTACCGTGGATGGCGGTTGGACGGCACGGTAA
- a CDS encoding T9SS type A sorting domain-containing protein, whose protein sequence is MKKSAILFCLAWGIVTMVYAQKKKIYAFDPNFKSPDFIGQQVLLRTYNLTAPVVLPDGKIIVINDNRFDYINEKPASGNVFRLNRDGSYDETFQATLIPQIGLYPVFKALPDGRLIGVLDKGGSGVTLTIVGFNNKGIDTVYTNQFPYYVDNYAIQSDGKIILFNWKMGLFRLLSDGTLDNTFLFQKETGDTYEGESNNRYASLTSDDKIQLGIVQDNTVKIRIYGKDGQLEKIFNLRQNETDFSTVDRQVMQVSFFPDGKIFAKTRTWAFNTNTYVYSYFIFSADGSLEKSNPFPTGETDEYSNIILLADGNIIEPNRKMPYKIITSTNEAKPLIKDSALRPMYGRYILTPLANDQFLLSNYVEGLVWIDGSGNVLQKSNVRLARSKVNGIRALLKNDQILVDIQNGYNADLYRLNKDGRIDSTIAYQSKKPTLPAMYTQGFFDTLQYYGGSSNHAFAYAKNKSVYALNDGSLLLNRETEPNGIFEFFSNTYRIKADGSIDNRFLRDSATTLPLPDNFFLVKQWNFHPNTTNGRFIINNEGQKVNPQNAFQEFVLKDTFISYWLLKDGKILVLERVNDQPILSRLLANGAPDTSFKPILMDIDFSSGLKEIQANNKLLIVTNLQLWRFNNDGLPDSAFKPALRVSFPLTIYEQADQKVLIFGRFGDDGHNEFFLLNKDGSPDNTFAIPKEINPALISSIYPISDAEILMVYKGRIVRLILDCASLQPQINASKTQACVNESVKLSIDPVPGFSYQWQKDDKELTSEGFNIAVNTSVAGSYKVVAKDAACGILTSGAVNLTFSPVPEARIAKITPLVGSNPAAGIFSVILEANAGTDLTYQWQKDNEDIKEATGISYEAKDSGSYTVKVNSGGCSKRSEALFINITPAVVLGTDRQESKNGISVFPNPNNGLFRLGLPTELKEGKVELFDVMGRALPFHQNADEFQATHLNKGTYVLRVSKGLKTMTTKVVIE, encoded by the coding sequence ATGAAAAAATCAGCCATCTTATTCTGTTTAGCTTGGGGCATCGTGACAATGGTGTATGCGCAAAAAAAGAAAATTTATGCATTTGACCCCAACTTCAAAAGTCCCGATTTTATTGGACAGCAAGTACTTCTCAGAACGTATAATCTCACCGCACCTGTTGTTTTGCCCGACGGCAAAATAATTGTTATCAACGATAATCGATTTGACTATATCAATGAAAAGCCAGCATCGGGCAACGTCTTCCGACTCAATAGGGATGGTAGTTATGATGAAACTTTCCAAGCGACCTTAATCCCGCAGATAGGTCTCTACCCTGTTTTCAAAGCCCTTCCTGATGGAAGACTGATCGGTGTTTTAGATAAAGGCGGTTCGGGCGTTACATTAACAATAGTCGGCTTCAACAACAAAGGGATAGACACTGTTTATACTAACCAATTCCCCTATTATGTTGACAACTACGCAATACAATCTGACGGAAAAATCATCCTCTTCAACTGGAAGATGGGATTATTCCGCTTACTGAGTGATGGAACACTCGATAATACTTTTCTTTTCCAAAAAGAAACAGGCGATACTTACGAGGGTGAATCAAACAATCGGTATGCAAGCTTGACATCCGATGATAAAATTCAGTTAGGGATTGTCCAAGATAACACCGTTAAAATAAGGATTTATGGCAAGGATGGTCAATTAGAAAAGATATTTAACCTTCGACAGAATGAGACTGATTTTTCTACTGTCGATAGGCAGGTAATGCAGGTATCTTTTTTTCCCGATGGGAAAATTTTTGCCAAAACCAGAACATGGGCGTTTAATACCAATACGTATGTCTATTCCTATTTCATTTTTAGTGCCGACGGCAGTTTGGAGAAAAGCAATCCTTTTCCCACGGGAGAAACAGATGAGTACTCAAATATTATTCTGCTGGCCGATGGCAATATCATTGAACCCAACCGGAAAATGCCGTACAAAATCATTACCAGTACCAATGAAGCCAAACCATTGATAAAGGACAGTGCACTGCGGCCTATGTATGGCAGGTACATTCTCACGCCCCTTGCCAATGATCAATTCCTGCTCTCCAATTATGTAGAAGGCCTCGTTTGGATCGACGGTTCAGGAAATGTGCTGCAAAAATCAAACGTCCGTCTTGCCCGGTCTAAAGTAAATGGCATCAGAGCACTTTTGAAAAATGACCAGATTTTGGTGGATATTCAGAATGGTTATAACGCTGATTTGTATCGACTCAATAAAGACGGGCGTATCGATAGCACAATTGCCTACCAATCAAAAAAACCTACGCTACCAGCAATGTATACACAGGGCTTTTTTGATACGCTTCAATACTATGGCGGTTCGAGCAACCATGCCTTTGCCTATGCTAAAAACAAAAGTGTATATGCTTTAAATGATGGCTCACTTCTCCTCAATCGAGAAACCGAGCCCAATGGTATTTTTGAATTTTTTTCCAACACTTACAGAATCAAGGCGGACGGTAGTATCGACAATAGATTTCTGAGAGATAGCGCAACCACACTTCCTTTACCTGACAATTTCTTTTTAGTAAAACAATGGAATTTCCATCCCAACACTACCAATGGAAGGTTTATCATTAATAATGAAGGCCAAAAAGTAAACCCTCAAAATGCGTTTCAAGAGTTTGTATTGAAGGATACTTTTATTTCTTATTGGTTGTTAAAAGATGGAAAAATCCTTGTATTGGAAAGAGTGAATGATCAACCTATTCTTTCCCGTCTCCTAGCCAATGGCGCACCTGATACCTCTTTTAAACCTATTTTAATGGACATCGATTTCTCCAGTGGTTTAAAAGAAATTCAAGCTAACAATAAACTGTTGATTGTAACCAATCTACAACTGTGGAGATTTAATAATGATGGACTTCCCGACAGTGCGTTCAAACCTGCTTTGCGTGTATCCTTCCCTCTGACTATCTATGAACAAGCAGACCAAAAAGTCTTGATTTTTGGTAGGTTCGGTGATGATGGCCATAACGAATTCTTTTTATTGAATAAGGATGGCTCTCCGGATAACACATTTGCTATTCCAAAAGAAATTAATCCAGCGCTTATCAGCAGTATTTACCCCATCTCAGATGCGGAGATTCTCATGGTCTATAAAGGGCGTATAGTGCGTTTGATTCTCGACTGCGCCTCACTCCAACCACAGATAAATGCCTCAAAAACCCAGGCTTGTGTCAATGAGAGCGTTAAACTAAGCATAGACCCGGTGCCGGGGTTTAGTTATCAATGGCAAAAAGACGACAAAGAATTAACGTCAGAGGGATTTAATATCGCAGTAAACACATCTGTGGCGGGTAGTTATAAAGTAGTGGCAAAGGATGCCGCTTGCGGTATACTCACTTCCGGGGCAGTAAATCTCACTTTTAGTCCAGTGCCTGAGGCGCGGATTGCCAAGATCACGCCTTTGGTGGGGTCAAATCCTGCGGCGGGCATATTTTCAGTGATTTTAGAAGCCAATGCAGGAACAGATTTGACCTACCAATGGCAAAAAGACAATGAAGATATTAAGGAAGCAACGGGCATTAGTTATGAAGCGAAGGATTCGGGCAGCTATACTGTAAAAGTGAACAGCGGAGGATGCAGTAAACGCTCGGAAGCCTTGTTTATCAATATCACACCGGCCGTGGTATTGGGAACCGATCGGCAGGAATCGAAAAATGGAATCAGTGTTTTTCCCAATCCTAACAATGGGCTATTTAGACTGGGTTTACCAACCGAGCTAAAAGAGGGAAAAGTCGAATTATTTGATGTTATGGGCAGGGCTTTGCCGTTCCATCAAAATGCAGACGAGTTTCAAGCCACCCATTTGAACAAAGGAACTTATGTACTCAGGGTAAGCAAAGGCTTGAAAACGATGACTACTAAGGTCGTAATTGAATAA
- a CDS encoding sugar phosphate isomerase/epimerase family protein, which yields MKRRQFIQNTALGFTALSLPEFPLSMASTRMGIVVHSYASRWNSKVQSTKYPGFQNAVDLLEHCHQIGAGGIQVVVKDWSLDFAQKVRDRREKLGLYVEGSIGLPKKPEDVAAFENEVKNAREAGAQILRTVCSGGRRYEVFHSAAAFQDFKKSSLVSLQLAEPILRKYKVKLAVENHKDWRAKELVAALKQINSEWIGATLDFGNNIALLEDPTDVVQALAPYLVSTHIKDMAVEEYAEGFLLSEVPLGKGILDLPKLVGICQQHNPNVTFSLEMITRDPLMIPCLNSDYWATFDGISGAEFAQTLQMVKKNKYALALPRVSQLTPEERLAVEENNILESLKYSKEKLGLK from the coding sequence ATGAAAAGACGCCAATTTATACAGAACACTGCCTTGGGTTTCACGGCGCTTTCGTTGCCTGAATTTCCTTTGTCGATGGCCTCCACCCGTATGGGCATCGTGGTACATTCGTACGCGAGTAGATGGAACTCAAAGGTCCAAAGTACTAAATACCCCGGGTTTCAAAACGCCGTTGATTTGCTGGAACATTGTCACCAAATAGGCGCAGGGGGCATACAGGTGGTAGTGAAAGATTGGAGTCTTGATTTTGCCCAAAAGGTACGCGACCGAAGGGAGAAGTTAGGACTTTACGTAGAAGGCTCCATTGGTTTGCCCAAAAAGCCAGAAGATGTTGCTGCGTTTGAGAATGAAGTTAAAAATGCCCGTGAAGCGGGTGCCCAAATCCTGCGGACGGTCTGTTCGGGTGGGCGGCGCTATGAGGTGTTTCATTCGGCGGCGGCCTTTCAAGATTTTAAGAAAAGCTCGTTGGTTTCTCTGCAATTGGCCGAGCCGATTCTCCGCAAATACAAAGTCAAATTAGCGGTCGAAAACCACAAAGATTGGCGGGCGAAAGAATTGGTGGCGGCGTTGAAGCAAATCAACAGCGAATGGATTGGCGCAACCTTAGATTTTGGAAACAATATTGCCTTGTTGGAAGACCCTACCGACGTAGTGCAGGCGTTGGCCCCGTATCTTGTCAGTACGCACATCAAAGACATGGCCGTGGAAGAATACGCCGAAGGATTTTTATTGTCGGAAGTACCGCTGGGGAAAGGAATATTGGATTTGCCCAAACTGGTGGGCATTTGTCAACAACACAACCCCAATGTCACGTTCAGTTTAGAAATGATTACCCGCGACCCGCTGATGATTCCGTGTTTGAATTCGGACTATTGGGCCACGTTCGACGGTATTTCGGGGGCTGAATTTGCCCAAACGCTTCAGATGGTCAAAAAAAACAAGTACGCTTTGGCGCTACCGAGGGTGTCACAGTTAACACCCGAGGAGCGGTTAGCGGTGGAAGAAAATAATATATTGGAAAGTTTGAAATACAGTAAAGAAAAATTAGGCCTTAAATAA
- a CDS encoding RNA polymerase sigma factor: MAASQKEIDLVKACQRNDRQAQNAFYNLYKGRMMGICRRYTRTVAEAEDVFQEAFLKIFQNIGSLQNPESVVYWVKSAVVRTAIDYYRQHQHESEQVNYEAILEDWSETPNVYDQLTQEEVLNIINQMPNGYRLVANLYYIDGYTHREIAEMLGIAEGTSKSQLARAREILKQKLKAMGLWAITL, translated from the coding sequence TTGGCCGCATCTCAAAAAGAGATAGATTTAGTAAAAGCCTGTCAGCGCAATGACCGTCAGGCCCAAAATGCCTTTTACAATTTGTATAAAGGGCGTATGATGGGTATTTGTCGTCGTTATACGCGAACAGTTGCTGAAGCGGAGGATGTTTTTCAGGAAGCCTTCCTGAAGATTTTCCAAAACATTGGTTCCCTGCAAAATCCCGAATCAGTAGTGTATTGGGTAAAATCAGCCGTGGTACGGACGGCCATTGACTACTACCGTCAACACCAACATGAGAGTGAGCAGGTAAACTACGAAGCCATTTTGGAAGACTGGAGCGAAACGCCGAATGTATATGACCAATTGACGCAGGAAGAAGTACTGAACATAATCAATCAAATGCCTAATGGCTACCGTTTGGTGGCCAACCTGTATTATATTGATGGATATACCCACCGGGAAATTGCGGAGATGCTCGGTATTGCCGAAGGAACATCTAAATCGCAGTTGGCCAGAGCGCGGGAAATCCTGAAACAAAAATTGAAAGCAATGGGCCTTTGGGCAATAACTTTATAG